A stretch of the Streptomyces sp. NBC_00654 genome encodes the following:
- the ileS gene encoding isoleucine--tRNA ligase: MTSPQYRQVPAQVDLPALEHAVLDFWRDSKVFAKSLEQSEGRPEWVFYEGPPTANGMPGAHHIEARVFKDVFPRFRTMQGYHVGRKAGWDCHGLPVELAVEKELGFNGKKDIEAFGIAEFNAKCRESVTRHTDAFTELTTRMGYWVDLDDAYRTMDPEYVDSVWWSLKEIFNKDLLVQDHRVAPWCPRCGTGLSDHELAQGYETVVDPSVFVRFPLTSGPLAGEAALLIWTTTPWTLVSNTAVAAHPEVTYVVATNGEEKLVVARPLLEKALGEGWETTGESFTGREMERWTYERPFTLVDFPSVGGSDGSTPAAAHYVVNAEYVTTEDGTGLVHQSPAFGADDLAVCRAYGLPVVNPVRPDGTFEEGLPLIGGVFFKKADEALTEDLAARGKLFRHVPYEHSYPHCWRCHTALLYYAQPSWYIRTTAIKNRLLEENEKTNWFPDSVKNGRFGDWLNNNVDWALSRNRYWGTPLPIWRCEDNHLTCVGSRAELGELTGTDQSELDPHRPFIDEITFTCSQENCQLEAYRVPEVIDAWYDSGSMPFAQWGYPYKNKEIFESRYPAQFISEAIDQTRGWFYTLMAVGTLVFDKSSYENVVCLGHILAEDGRKMSKHLGNILQPIPLMDQHGADAVRWFMAAGGSPWAARRVGHGTIQEVVRKTLLTYWNTVAFQALYARTSNWAPSAADPAPADRTVLDRWLLSELNALVDQVTQALEGYDTQRAGKLLSAFVDDLSNWYVRRSRRRFWQGDKAALRTLHEAIETVTRLLAPLTPFITERVWQDLVVPVAPEAPESVHLSTWPKADLTAIDPALSTQMALVRRLVELGRATRAESGVKTRQPLSRALVGAAGFESLSPELHAQITEELNVSSLASLSDVGGSLVDTTAKANFRALGKRFGKGVQAVAKAVADADAAALSLALRQGTASVEVDGETVSLSPDEVIITETPREGWSVASDSGATVALDLEITPELRRAGLARDAIRLIQEARKNSGLDVADRIAVRWTSTSPATVEALTEHAPLIQDEVLALDYAQAEADETYGAPFEDEGLALTFRLRRTER, encoded by the coding sequence ATGACATCGCCGCAGTACCGCCAGGTGCCCGCCCAGGTCGACCTGCCCGCGCTCGAGCACGCCGTGCTCGACTTCTGGCGCGACAGCAAGGTCTTCGCCAAGAGCCTCGAACAGTCCGAGGGCCGCCCGGAGTGGGTCTTCTACGAAGGCCCGCCCACCGCCAACGGCATGCCCGGCGCGCACCACATCGAGGCCCGCGTCTTCAAGGACGTCTTCCCCCGCTTCCGCACCATGCAGGGCTACCACGTCGGCCGCAAGGCCGGCTGGGACTGCCACGGCCTGCCGGTCGAGCTCGCGGTCGAGAAGGAGCTGGGCTTCAACGGCAAGAAGGACATCGAGGCGTTCGGCATCGCCGAGTTCAACGCCAAGTGCCGCGAGTCCGTCACCCGGCACACCGACGCCTTCACCGAGCTGACCACCCGCATGGGCTACTGGGTCGACCTGGACGACGCGTACCGCACGATGGACCCGGAGTACGTCGACTCCGTGTGGTGGTCGCTGAAGGAGATCTTCAACAAGGACCTGCTGGTCCAGGACCACCGGGTGGCCCCCTGGTGCCCGCGCTGCGGCACCGGGCTCTCCGACCACGAGCTGGCACAGGGCTACGAGACGGTCGTCGACCCCTCGGTCTTCGTACGCTTCCCGCTGACCAGCGGCCCGCTGGCCGGCGAGGCCGCGCTCCTGATCTGGACGACCACCCCCTGGACCCTGGTCTCCAACACCGCCGTCGCCGCACACCCCGAGGTCACCTACGTCGTCGCGACGAACGGCGAGGAGAAGCTCGTCGTCGCGCGGCCGCTGCTGGAGAAGGCGCTCGGCGAGGGCTGGGAGACCACCGGCGAGAGCTTCACCGGCCGTGAGATGGAGCGCTGGACCTACGAGCGCCCGTTCACGCTGGTCGACTTCCCGAGCGTCGGGGGAAGCGACGGATCCACCCCGGCCGCGGCCCACTACGTCGTGAACGCCGAATACGTCACGACCGAGGACGGTACGGGTCTGGTCCACCAGTCCCCCGCCTTCGGCGCCGACGACCTCGCCGTCTGCCGCGCCTACGGCCTCCCGGTCGTCAACCCGGTCCGTCCCGACGGAACCTTCGAGGAAGGGCTGCCGCTGATCGGCGGGGTCTTCTTCAAGAAGGCCGACGAGGCGCTCACCGAGGACCTGGCCGCCCGCGGCAAGCTCTTCCGCCACGTCCCGTACGAGCACAGCTACCCGCACTGCTGGCGCTGCCACACCGCGCTGCTCTACTACGCGCAGCCGTCCTGGTACATCCGCACGACCGCGATCAAGAACCGGCTCCTCGAAGAGAACGAGAAGACCAACTGGTTCCCCGACTCGGTCAAGAACGGTCGCTTCGGCGACTGGCTGAACAACAACGTCGACTGGGCACTGTCCCGCAACCGCTACTGGGGCACGCCGCTGCCCATCTGGCGCTGCGAGGACAACCACCTCACCTGCGTCGGCTCGCGCGCCGAGCTCGGTGAGCTGACCGGTACCGACCAGTCGGAGCTGGACCCGCACCGTCCGTTCATCGACGAGATCACGTTCACCTGCTCGCAGGAGAACTGCCAGTTGGAGGCGTACCGCGTCCCCGAGGTCATCGACGCCTGGTACGACTCGGGTTCGATGCCGTTCGCGCAGTGGGGCTACCCGTACAAGAACAAGGAGATCTTCGAGAGCCGCTACCCGGCGCAGTTCATCTCGGAGGCCATCGACCAGACCCGCGGCTGGTTCTACACCCTGATGGCCGTCGGCACCCTGGTGTTCGACAAGTCGTCGTACGAGAACGTGGTGTGCCTCGGCCACATCCTCGCCGAGGACGGACGGAAGATGTCCAAGCACCTGGGCAACATCCTCCAGCCCATCCCGCTGATGGACCAGCACGGTGCCGACGCGGTGCGCTGGTTCATGGCGGCGGGCGGCTCCCCGTGGGCGGCTCGGCGCGTGGGTCACGGCACCATCCAGGAGGTCGTCCGCAAGACCCTCCTGACCTACTGGAACACGGTCGCCTTCCAGGCCCTGTACGCCCGTACGTCCAACTGGGCGCCGTCCGCGGCCGACCCGGCACCCGCGGACCGCACGGTCCTGGACCGCTGGCTCCTCAGCGAGCTCAACGCACTGGTGGACCAGGTCACGCAGGCGCTGGAGGGTTACGACACCCAGCGCGCCGGAAAGCTGCTCTCCGCCTTCGTGGACGACCTGTCCAACTGGTACGTACGCCGCTCGCGCCGCCGCTTCTGGCAGGGCGACAAGGCTGCGCTGCGCACGCTGCACGAGGCCATCGAGACGGTGACCCGGCTGCTGGCCCCGCTGACCCCGTTCATCACCGAGCGGGTCTGGCAGGACCTGGTGGTCCCCGTCGCCCCGGAGGCCCCGGAGTCGGTCCACCTCTCCACCTGGCCGAAGGCGGACCTGACGGCGATCGACCCCGCGCTGTCCACGCAGATGGCGCTGGTGCGCCGCCTGGTGGAGCTGGGCCGGGCCACGCGGGCCGAGTCGGGCGTCAAGACGCGCCAGCCGCTGTCCCGTGCCCTGGTGGGCGCGGCCGGCTTCGAGTCCCTCTCCCCCGAGCTCCACGCCCAGATCACCGAGGAGCTGAACGTCTCCTCGCTGGCCTCGCTCTCGGACGTCGGCGGCTCGCTCGTCGACACGACGGCGAAAGCCAACTTCCGTGCCCTGGGCAAGCGGTTCGGCAAGGGCGTCCAGGCGGTGGCCAAGGCCGTCGCCGACGCGGACGCGGCCGCGCTCTCCCTGGCTCTGCGCCAGGGTACGGCGTCGGTCGAGGTGGACGGCGAGACGGTCTCCCTCTCCCCCGACGAGGTAATCATCACCGAAACGCCGCGCGAGGGCTGGTCGGTGGCCTCCGACTCGGGCGCGACGGTCGCCCTGGACCTGGAGATCACCCCGGAACTGCGGCGTGCCGGTCTGGCCCGTGACGCGATCCGCCTGATCCAGGAGGCCCGCAAGAACAGCGGCCTGGACGTGGCGGACCGGATCGCGGTGCGCTGGACGTCCACCTCCCCCGCGACGGTGGAGGCCCTGACCGAGCACGCGCCGCTGATCCAGGACGAGGTGCTGGCCCTGGACTACGCGCAGGCCGAGGCGGACGAGACGTACGGCGCCCCGTTCGAGGACGAGGGCCTGGCCCTCACCTTCCGCCTGCGCCGCACGGAGCGCTGA
- a CDS encoding YggS family pyridoxal phosphate-dependent enzyme, with the protein MTDRRTQLAENLAQVEERIASACATVGRKREEVTLIVVTKTYPASDVRILHELGVRHVAENRDQDAAPKAAACADLSLTWHFVGQLQTNKVRSVASYADVVQSVDRVKLVTALSAAAVRGERELGCLVQVALDADSGERGERGGVAPDAIEELAAAVDAAPGLRLDGLMTVAPLAGPYAGRQRAAFDRLMEIASRLRSGRPAANMVSAGMSADLEDAVAAGATHVRVGTAVLGVRPRLG; encoded by the coding sequence ATGACGGACCGTAGGACTCAACTCGCCGAAAATCTGGCACAGGTGGAGGAACGTATTGCTTCCGCTTGTGCAACAGTCGGTCGTAAAAGGGAAGAAGTGACCCTGATTGTGGTCACGAAGACTTATCCAGCGAGCGATGTGCGGATCTTGCACGAACTCGGTGTGCGCCATGTCGCGGAGAATCGCGACCAGGACGCGGCACCGAAAGCCGCCGCATGTGCGGATCTGTCACTGACATGGCACTTTGTCGGACAATTGCAGACGAACAAGGTTCGTTCTGTGGCGAGTTATGCCGATGTCGTGCAGTCGGTGGACCGCGTCAAGCTGGTCACCGCGCTCTCCGCGGCGGCGGTGCGCGGCGAGCGTGAACTGGGCTGTCTCGTCCAGGTCGCCCTGGACGCGGACAGTGGCGAGCGCGGTGAGCGCGGCGGTGTCGCGCCGGACGCGATCGAGGAGTTGGCCGCCGCGGTGGACGCGGCGCCGGGGCTCCGGCTCGACGGCCTGATGACGGTCGCGCCGCTGGCCGGTCCGTACGCCGGGCGGCAACGGGCGGCGTTCGACCGGCTGATGGAAATCGCATCCCGCCTGCGCTCCGGCCGCCCGGCTGCGAACATGGTCTCCGCGGGGATGAGTGCGGACCTTGAGGACGCCGTAGCGGCCGGAGCGACACATGTACGCGTCGGTACGGCGGTACTCGGAGTCCGACCCCGGCTCGGGTAA
- a CDS encoding TraR/DksA C4-type zinc finger protein, producing MVAKKTAKETVAGTEADGEPPAGTAAKKAAARKTVVKKAPAKRTAARKTAVEKAPVKKTAARKTAAKKAPARKSAVEKASKKAAAAATGAAQAAEQTGAHTVVAKKSAGRTTAAGKAAAAVPQARAAAATAPGELAVRPGEDPWTPEEVAEARTVLTGEVLRLRSELEASGAALAGLMRDSGDGAGDDEADTGTKNITREHELSLAANAQEMLEQTERALARLEAGTYGLCEICGKPIGKARMQAFPRATLCVEDKQKQERRG from the coding sequence ATGGTGGCGAAGAAGACGGCGAAAGAGACCGTGGCCGGCACAGAGGCCGACGGAGAGCCACCGGCCGGGACGGCGGCGAAGAAGGCCGCCGCCAGGAAGACGGTGGTGAAGAAGGCACCGGCGAAGAGGACCGCCGCCAGGAAGACGGCGGTCGAGAAGGCGCCGGTGAAGAAGACGGCGGCCAGGAAGACGGCGGCCAAGAAGGCGCCGGCGAGGAAGAGCGCGGTCGAGAAGGCTTCGAAGAAGGCCGCAGCGGCGGCCACGGGGGCGGCCCAGGCCGCCGAGCAGACGGGAGCCCACACGGTGGTAGCCAAGAAGAGCGCGGGTCGGACCACAGCTGCCGGGAAGGCCGCGGCCGCGGTGCCGCAGGCCCGCGCGGCCGCTGCGACAGCGCCCGGAGAGCTGGCGGTACGGCCCGGGGAGGACCCCTGGACGCCGGAGGAGGTCGCCGAGGCGCGCACGGTCCTGACCGGTGAGGTTCTGCGGCTGCGGAGCGAGCTGGAGGCTTCGGGTGCCGCCCTCGCCGGACTGATGCGGGACTCCGGTGACGGTGCCGGGGACGACGAGGCGGACACCGGTACGAAGAACATCACCCGCGAGCACGAGCTGTCGCTGGCCGCCAACGCGCAGGAGATGCTGGAGCAGACCGAGCGTGCCCTGGCCCGGCTGGAGGCGGGGACCTACGGACTCTGCGAGATCTGCGGCAAGCCGATCGGCAAGGCACGGATGCAGGCCTTCCCCCGGGCCACGCTGTGTGTGGAGGACAAACAGAAGCAGGAGCGGCGCGGCTGA
- a CDS encoding YggT family protein — protein MGVALDVVYIALMCFLIVLIFRLVMDYVFQFARSWQPGKAMVVVLEATYTVTDPPLKLLRRFIPPLRLGGVALDLSFFVLMIIVYVLIRVVVRL, from the coding sequence ATGGGCGTCGCACTGGATGTGGTCTATATCGCGCTGATGTGTTTCCTCATCGTGCTGATCTTCCGGCTGGTCATGGACTACGTCTTCCAGTTCGCACGTTCATGGCAGCCCGGCAAGGCGATGGTGGTCGTTCTCGAGGCCACCTACACTGTCACCGATCCACCGCTCAAGCTTCTGCGGCGGTTCATTCCGCCGCTGCGTCTCGGGGGCGTGGCACTCGACCTGTCCTTCTTCGTTCTGATGATCATCGTCTACGTCCTGATCAGAGTTGTGGTCAGGTTGTGA
- a CDS encoding cell division protein SepF produces MAGAMRKMAVYLGLVEDDGYDGPGFDPDDEFEPEPEPERDRRRHQPAHQVERERERDEPVRVVQPPAQREPVQLPAESGRPARIAPVASITPERPNMEKNAPVIMPKVVSEREPYRITTLHPRTYNEARTIGEHFREGTPVIMNLTEMDDTDAKRLVDFAAGLVFGLHGSIERVTQKVFLLSPANVDVTAEDKARIAEGGFFNQS; encoded by the coding sequence ATGGCCGGCGCGATGCGCAAGATGGCGGTCTACCTCGGCCTCGTGGAGGACGATGGGTACGACGGTCCGGGGTTCGACCCCGACGATGAATTCGAACCCGAGCCGGAGCCCGAGCGGGACCGGCGGCGGCACCAGCCCGCGCATCAGGTGGAGCGCGAGCGCGAACGGGACGAACCGGTACGAGTCGTGCAACCGCCCGCGCAGCGCGAGCCGGTTCAGCTCCCTGCGGAAAGCGGACGACCCGCCCGAATCGCCCCCGTGGCATCCATCACACCTGAACGTCCGAACATGGAGAAGAACGCACCCGTGATCATGCCCAAGGTCGTGTCCGAGCGGGAGCCGTACCGCATCACCACGCTCCACCCCCGGACCTACAACGAGGCCCGTACCATCGGGGAACACTTCCGTGAGGGCACTCCGGTGATCATGAATCTCACGGAGATGGACGACACGGACGCAAAGCGACTTGTCGACTTTGCCGCAGGACTTGTCTTCGGTCTCCATGGCAGCATTGAGCGTGTGACGCAGAAGGTGTTCCTGTTGTCGCCTGCTAACGTCGATGTCACGGCGGAGGACAAGGCCCGTATCGCAGAGGGCGGATTCTTCAACCAGAGCTGA
- the lspA gene encoding signal peptidase II — translation MAEAERIIGTPDIPDAEGVAGDETPQTAEAGAKGPDAGETGSTEAGGAAAGGKGHRRILALFVVAVVAYLLDLSSKMLVVAKLEHQEPIEIFGDWLKLSAIRNAGAAFGIGEAFTVIFTVIATGVIVVIARLARKLYSLPWAIALGLLLGGALGNLTDRIFRAPGVFEGAVVDFIAPAHFAVFNLADSAIVCGGILIVILSFKGLDPDGTVHKD, via the coding sequence GTGGCAGAGGCGGAGCGCATCATCGGTACGCCGGATATCCCTGATGCCGAGGGGGTGGCCGGGGACGAGACCCCGCAGACCGCCGAGGCCGGGGCCAAGGGCCCGGACGCGGGCGAGACCGGGAGCACGGAAGCGGGCGGGGCGGCGGCCGGGGGCAAGGGCCACCGGAGGATCCTCGCGCTCTTCGTCGTGGCCGTGGTCGCCTATCTGCTCGACCTGAGCAGCAAGATGCTCGTGGTCGCCAAGCTGGAGCACCAGGAGCCCATCGAGATCTTCGGCGACTGGCTGAAGCTCAGCGCGATCCGCAACGCGGGTGCCGCGTTCGGGATCGGCGAGGCCTTCACGGTGATCTTCACCGTGATCGCCACCGGGGTGATCGTGGTCATCGCCCGGCTGGCCCGCAAGCTCTACAGCCTGCCGTGGGCCATCGCGCTGGGGCTGCTGCTCGGCGGTGCGCTCGGAAATCTCACCGACCGCATCTTCCGCGCGCCCGGCGTGTTCGAGGGCGCGGTGGTGGACTTCATCGCCCCCGCGCACTTCGCTGTCTTCAACCTCGCCGACTCCGCGATCGTCTGCGGCGGAATCCTGATCGTGATCCTTTCCTTCAAGGGCCTGGACCCCGACGGCACCGTGCACAAGGACTAG
- the ftsZ gene encoding cell division protein FtsZ, with protein MAAPQNYLAVIKVIGVGGGGVNAINRMIEVGLKGVEFIAINTDAQALLMSDADVKLDVGRELTRGLGAGANPAVGRKAAEDHREEIEEVLKGADMVFVTAGEGGGTGTGGAPVVANIARSLGALTIGVVTRPFTFEGRRRANQAEDGIAELREEVDTLIVIPNDRLLSISDRQVSVLDAFKSADQVLLSGVQGITDLITTPGLINLDFADVKSVMSEAGSALMGIGSARGDDRAVAAAEMAISSPLLEASIDGARGVLLSISGGSDLGLFEINEAAQLVSEAAHPEANIIFGAVIDDALGDEVRVTVIAAGFDGGQPPARRENVLGAGAGKREEPAAPVRAAEPARQSGGLGSVPLREEPKAPAESAPVVNESPLPPVSPPHVPPARPYQDTQAEELDVPDFLK; from the coding sequence GTGGCAGCACCGCAGAACTACCTCGCAGTCATCAAGGTCATCGGTGTCGGCGGCGGTGGTGTCAATGCCATCAACCGAATGATCGAGGTCGGCCTCAAGGGCGTCGAGTTCATCGCGATCAACACTGATGCGCAAGCCCTGTTGATGAGCGACGCCGACGTCAAGCTCGACGTCGGCCGTGAACTCACCCGCGGCCTCGGCGCCGGGGCGAACCCGGCCGTCGGTCGCAAGGCGGCAGAGGACCACCGTGAGGAGATCGAGGAGGTCCTCAAGGGGGCCGACATGGTCTTCGTCACCGCCGGAGAAGGCGGCGGCACCGGCACCGGCGGCGCACCCGTCGTCGCCAACATCGCGCGCTCGCTCGGCGCCCTGACGATCGGCGTGGTCACCCGCCCGTTCACCTTCGAGGGCCGGCGCCGCGCGAACCAGGCGGAGGACGGCATCGCCGAACTCCGCGAAGAGGTCGACACCCTCATCGTCATTCCCAATGACCGACTGCTGTCCATCTCGGACCGCCAGGTCAGCGTGCTCGACGCGTTCAAGTCGGCCGACCAGGTACTGCTCTCGGGTGTCCAGGGCATCACCGACCTCATCACCACCCCGGGTCTGATCAACCTCGACTTCGCCGACGTCAAGTCGGTCATGTCCGAGGCCGGATCGGCGCTCATGGGGATCGGCTCGGCCCGCGGGGACGACCGCGCGGTGGCCGCCGCGGAGATGGCGATCTCCTCGCCGCTCCTGGAGGCGTCCATCGACGGCGCCCGCGGTGTCCTGCTCTCCATCTCCGGCGGCAGCGACCTCGGTCTCTTCGAGATCAACGAGGCCGCCCAGCTGGTGAGCGAGGCGGCACACCCCGAGGCGAACATCATCTTCGGCGCCGTCATCGACGACGCCCTGGGTGACGAGGTACGGGTCACCGTGATCGCCGCGGGCTTCGACGGCGGACAGCCGCCGGCCCGTCGTGAGAACGTCCTGGGCGCGGGCGCCGGCAAGCGTGAGGAGCCGGCCGCGCCGGTACGGGCCGCCGAACCCGCCCGCCAGAGCGGCGGGCTGGGCTCGGTGCCTCTGCGCGAGGAGCCCAAGGCCCCGGCCGAATCCGCTCCGGTGGTGAACGAGAGCCCGCTTCCGCCGGTCTCGCCGCCGCACGTCCCGCCGGCCCGTCCCTACCAGGACACCCAGGCCGAAGAGCTGGATGTACCGGACTTCTTGAAGTGA
- a CDS encoding DivIVA domain-containing protein encodes MPLTPEDVRNKQFTTVRLREGYDEDEVDAFLDEVESELTRLLRENEDLRAKLAAATRAAAQNQQQQGMRKPEPQDRPGAPVPAAISGPPVQQQQPQMGPPQLPGGAPQLPAGPSGHGPQGGHGPGPQGPHGPGPMQGGPMGGPMGGPMGGHAPQQQMQQMQQPPQMQQPGQGPGGDSAARVLSLAQQTADQAIAEARSEANKIVGEARSRAEGLERDARAKADALERDAQEKHRVAMGSLESARATLERKVEDLRGFEREYRTRLKSYLESQLRQLETQADDSLAPPRTPATASLPPSPSLAPAGAGAMGHSMGGGSHGGHNSQQMGANASMGGAPSYGGQQQMSPAMTQPMAPVRPQAPQPMQQAPSPMRGFLIDEDDN; translated from the coding sequence ATGCCGCTGACCCCCGAGGACGTGCGGAACAAGCAGTTCACGACCGTCCGCCTCCGAGAAGGCTATGACGAGGACGAGGTCGATGCCTTCCTCGACGAGGTCGAATCGGAGCTGACCCGTCTGCTCCGCGAGAACGAGGACCTGCGCGCCAAGCTGGCTGCCGCGACGCGAGCCGCCGCGCAGAACCAGCAGCAGCAGGGCATGCGCAAGCCGGAGCCGCAGGACCGCCCGGGTGCGCCCGTTCCCGCCGCCATATCCGGACCGCCGGTGCAGCAGCAGCAGCCGCAGATGGGTCCGCCCCAGCTGCCCGGTGGCGCGCCGCAGTTGCCCGCAGGTCCCAGTGGCCATGGCCCCCAGGGTGGCCACGGTCCCGGTCCGCAGGGCCCGCACGGCCCCGGACCGATGCAGGGCGGTCCCATGGGTGGCCCGATGGGCGGCCCCATGGGCGGTCACGCCCCGCAGCAGCAGATGCAGCAGATGCAGCAGCCGCCGCAGATGCAGCAGCCCGGTCAGGGCCCCGGCGGCGACAGTGCCGCCCGTGTCCTCTCGCTCGCACAGCAGACCGCCGACCAGGCGATCGCGGAGGCCCGTTCCGAGGCCAACAAGATCGTCGGCGAGGCGCGCAGCCGTGCCGAGGGCCTGGAGCGCGACGCGCGTGCCAAGGCCGACGCGCTGGAGCGGGACGCGCAGGAGAAGCACCGCGTGGCGATGGGCTCCCTGGAGTCGGCCCGCGCGACGCTGGAGCGCAAGGTCGAGGACCTGCGTGGCTTCGAGCGCGAGTACCGGACCCGTCTGAAGTCCTACCTGGAGAGCCAGCTGCGTCAGCTGGAGACCCAGGCCGACGACTCGCTGGCTCCGCCGCGGACCCCGGCGACCGCTTCGCTGCCGCCGTCGCCCTCGCTGGCTCCGGCCGGCGCGGGTGCCATGGGCCACAGCATGGGCGGTGGCAGCCACGGCGGTCACAACAGCCAGCAGATGGGCGCCAACGCGTCCATGGGCGGTGCGCCTTCGTACGGTGGCCAGCAGCAGATGTCGCCCGCGATGACGCAGCCGATGGCACCGGTGCGGCCGCAGGCGCCGCAGCCGATGCAGCAGGCACCCTCGCCGATGCGCGGGTTCCTGATCGACGAGGACGACAACTGA
- the pgeF gene encoding peptidoglycan editing factor PgeF yields the protein MDSTGGAHFAFTDRWGGVSAAPYEQLNLGGAVGDDPAAVRANRGRAARHLGLDPARVVWMNQVHGRDVAVVDGPWGEARDIPAVDAVVTARRGVPLAVLTADCTPVLLADPVAGVVAAAHAGRPGLVAGVVPAAVEAMTGLGAEPSRIVAHTGPAVCGRCYEVPEPMRADVARTVPASWSETSWGTPAVDVTAGVHAQLDALGVGDRHRSPFCTLESGDHFSYRRDRTTGRLAGYVWLD from the coding sequence GTGGACTCGACGGGCGGCGCGCACTTCGCCTTCACCGACAGGTGGGGCGGGGTGAGCGCCGCTCCGTATGAGCAGCTCAATCTCGGCGGCGCGGTCGGAGACGACCCCGCCGCCGTGCGCGCGAACCGCGGGCGCGCCGCCCGCCACCTCGGTCTCGATCCGGCGCGGGTCGTCTGGATGAACCAGGTGCACGGGCGGGACGTGGCCGTGGTCGACGGACCCTGGGGCGAGGCCCGGGACATTCCGGCCGTGGACGCGGTGGTGACCGCCCGGCGCGGAGTCCCGCTCGCCGTGCTCACCGCGGACTGCACGCCCGTACTGCTGGCCGACCCGGTCGCCGGAGTCGTCGCGGCGGCGCACGCGGGACGGCCCGGACTGGTCGCCGGAGTCGTACCGGCCGCGGTCGAGGCCATGACCGGCCTCGGCGCCGAACCCTCCCGGATCGTCGCGCACACCGGCCCGGCCGTCTGCGGGCGGTGCTACGAAGTCCCGGAGCCGATGCGGGCGGACGTCGCGCGGACCGTTCCCGCCTCCTGGTCCGAGACGAGCTGGGGAACGCCGGCCGTGGACGTCACCGCCGGAGTGCACGCGCAGCTCGACGCCCTCGGCGTCGGTGACCGGCACCGCTCGCCGTTCTGCACCCTGGAATCGGGCGACCATTTCTCCTACCGCCGCGACCGCACGACAGGGCGGCTCGCCGGATATGTCTGGTTGGACTGA
- a CDS encoding RluA family pseudouridine synthase encodes MSTHPEIRTLPVPDGLEGERVDAAISRMFGFSRTKAAELAAAGKVQVDGSVAGKSERVHGGAWLEVEMPQAAAPVQIVAEPVEGMEIVHDDDDIVVIVKPVGVAAHPSPGWTGTTVIGGLAAAGYRISTSGAAERQGIVHRLDVGTSGLMVVAKSERAYTLLKAQFRDRVVEKKYHALVQGHPDPMSGTIDAPIGRHPNHDYKWAVTAEGKPSVTHYDLIEAYRAASLLDIKLETGRTHQIRVHMSAHRHPCVGDLTYGADPTLAKRLGLTRQWLHAVRLGFEHPSDGSWVEFASSYPDDLQQALDKIAAESE; translated from the coding sequence GTGAGTACGCATCCCGAGATCCGCACCCTGCCCGTACCCGATGGCCTGGAAGGCGAGCGTGTCGACGCCGCCATCTCCCGGATGTTCGGTTTCTCCCGCACCAAGGCCGCAGAGCTGGCCGCTGCCGGGAAGGTCCAGGTGGACGGTTCGGTGGCCGGGAAGTCCGAGCGGGTGCACGGTGGCGCCTGGCTGGAGGTGGAGATGCCGCAGGCGGCCGCTCCGGTCCAGATCGTCGCCGAGCCCGTCGAGGGCATGGAGATCGTGCACGACGACGACGACATCGTCGTCATCGTGAAGCCGGTCGGCGTCGCGGCCCACCCGAGCCCCGGCTGGACCGGGACCACCGTCATCGGCGGGCTCGCGGCCGCCGGGTACCGGATCTCCACGTCCGGTGCCGCCGAGCGCCAGGGCATCGTGCACCGCCTGGACGTCGGCACCTCCGGGCTGATGGTCGTCGCCAAGTCGGAGCGGGCCTACACCCTGCTCAAGGCACAGTTCCGCGACCGGGTCGTCGAGAAGAAGTACCACGCGCTCGTCCAGGGCCACCCGGACCCGATGAGCGGCACCATCGACGCCCCCATCGGCCGGCACCCCAACCACGACTACAAGTGGGCGGTCACGGCCGAGGGCAAGCCGTCGGTCACGCACTACGACCTGATCGAGGCCTACCGGGCCGCGAGCCTCCTCGACATCAAGCTGGAGACGGGCCGCACGCACCAGATCCGGGTGCACATGTCGGCCCACCGCCACCCGTGCGTCGGCGACCTCACCTACGGCGCCGACCCGACCCTGGCCAAGCGGCTGGGGCTGACCCGGCAGTGGCTGCACGCCGTGCGCCTCGGCTTCGAGCACCCCTCCGACGGCAGCTGGGTGGAGTTCGCCAGCAGCTACCCGGACGACCTCCAGCAGGCCCTCGACAAGATCGCGGCGGAGAGCGAATGA